One Festucalex cinctus isolate MCC-2025b chromosome 3, RoL_Fcin_1.0, whole genome shotgun sequence DNA window includes the following coding sequences:
- the LOC144016638 gene encoding charged multivesicular body protein 1a-like has protein sequence MDDTLFQLKFTSKQLERLAKKAEKESEKEQAKVKKALQQKNVECARIYAENAIRKKNEGLNWLRMASRVDAVASKVQTAVTMKSVTKNMGQVTKALDKALNSMDLQKVSAVMDKFESQVQNLDVHTSVMEDSMSSAMTLTTPQEQVDDLIHQIAEENGLEVMDQLNKLPAGSTSVGAESSRSQEKEDQLSRR, from the exons ACACACTTTTCCAGTTAAAG TTCACCTCCAAACAGCTGGAGAGACTCGCCAAAAAGGCCGAGAAGGAGTCTGAAAAGGAGCAGGCTAAGGTCAAAAAG GCTTTGCAACAGAAGAATGTGGAATGTGCTAGAATTTATGCTGAAAATGCCAtccggaaaaaaaatgaaggtctGAACTGGCTGCGCATGGCATCTCGAGTTGACGCTGTGGCCTCTAAAGTCCAAACCGCTGTCACAATGAAATCA GTGACTAAAAACATGGGCCAGGTGACCAAGGCTCTTGACAAAGCTCTGAACTCTATGGACCTACAAAAGGTCTCTGCTGTCATGGATAAGTTTGAAAGCCAAGTCCAGAACCTTGACGTCCACACTTCA GTAATGGAGGACTCCATGAGCTCTGCAATGACACTGACAACACCACAAGAACAGGTGGATGACTTGATCCACCAAATCGCGGAGGAAAATGGCCTGGAGGTGATGGATCAGCTCAACAAATTGCCTGCAGGATCCACCTCAGTGGGTGCAGAGAGTTCACGTAGTCAAGAGAAGGAAGACCAGCTTTCTAGACGGTAA